The following coding sequences lie in one Maribacter forsetii DSM 18668 genomic window:
- a CDS encoding cytochrome-c peroxidase, which translates to MRILHNKWIVVALFGFFLSCKDQETKPLLAINSNDTSMFNDAIREHYFMALDSTSYYMQQIDTSNTLSTNKNIFLKSREWYKRVEPMLIAYDYENYISMNAPNLLKVEIDDHQDIKILKPKSFQVLEELLYAEEGFTNKELYTVLEYLKIRIPFVRKNHILITQRDRHHLKMIRDAIVNIATKGITGFDSPMLANSLNEAIYNYETLQIVLAIYKDVFANKKLYAQWEDEITATIDVLKNGNFDDFDRYSFIKFHTNKQLDLVAKTAQDWNIELSESRALDPKVTSLFDKNFFNMKMFSTQRAPDITEERIELGRQLFNDKDLSGSGTISCATCHVKEKAFTDGHKIAKGINGQDLQRNSPTLTYAVYQRSLFYDGRADGLEDQIVGVTNNENEFHIDLDQLEEKIQAKSAYKVQFDSLYDGKITDMNVRNAIATYIRSLAPFDSKFDRNMNNIEETMTEEEVNGFNLFMGKAACATCHFPPAFNGTVPPKYMESEFENLGVPKNASFENPVLDDDWGQYYPYEVEEKKHFFKTSTVRNIDLTGPYMHNGVYKTLEEVVEFYNVGGGQGMGLDVPYQTLPPDSLNLTNSESKAIIAFMKTLTDKRFEKEAIN; encoded by the coding sequence TGTAAGGATCAAGAAACCAAACCATTATTGGCTATTAACTCTAATGATACATCAATGTTCAACGATGCTATTCGCGAACATTATTTTATGGCATTGGATAGTACTTCTTATTATATGCAGCAAATAGATACTTCTAATACCTTGTCAACAAATAAAAATATTTTTCTTAAAAGTAGAGAATGGTATAAAAGAGTAGAACCAATGCTGATAGCTTATGACTATGAGAATTATATTTCAATGAACGCACCTAATCTGTTAAAAGTTGAAATTGATGACCATCAAGATATTAAAATCCTTAAACCGAAGAGTTTTCAAGTTTTAGAAGAGTTGTTGTATGCTGAAGAAGGATTCACAAACAAAGAATTATATACTGTTTTAGAATATTTAAAAATTAGAATTCCATTTGTACGTAAAAATCATATTCTCATCACACAAAGAGATAGGCATCATTTAAAAATGATTCGCGATGCTATTGTAAATATCGCTACAAAAGGTATTACAGGGTTTGACTCTCCTATGTTGGCTAATTCTCTAAATGAAGCCATTTATAATTACGAAACCTTACAGATTGTTTTAGCTATCTACAAAGATGTTTTTGCAAACAAAAAATTGTATGCGCAATGGGAAGATGAAATTACTGCTACCATTGATGTACTTAAAAATGGGAATTTTGATGATTTTGATCGATACTCTTTCATAAAATTCCACACTAATAAGCAATTGGACTTAGTGGCTAAAACCGCGCAAGATTGGAATATTGAATTGAGTGAATCTCGGGCGTTAGACCCCAAAGTAACTAGTTTATTTGACAAGAATTTCTTTAATATGAAAATGTTCTCTACCCAAAGAGCACCAGATATTACTGAAGAAAGAATTGAACTAGGTAGACAGTTGTTCAATGATAAAGATTTATCTGGATCAGGTACTATAAGTTGTGCCACTTGCCATGTAAAAGAGAAAGCATTTACTGATGGTCATAAAATTGCCAAGGGAATTAACGGACAAGATTTGCAACGCAATTCACCAACTTTAACCTATGCCGTTTACCAGCGTTCTTTGTTTTATGATGGTAGGGCAGACGGACTTGAAGATCAAATTGTTGGTGTTACCAATAATGAAAATGAGTTTCATATTGATTTAGATCAATTAGAAGAGAAAATTCAAGCAAAATCAGCGTATAAAGTTCAATTTGATTCGCTTTATGATGGTAAAATTACCGATATGAATGTTCGTAACGCTATAGCAACTTACATAAGAAGTTTAGCTCCGTTCGATTCTAAATTTGATCGGAATATGAATAACATTGAAGAAACCATGACTGAAGAAGAAGTTAATGGATTTAACCTTTTTATGGGTAAGGCAGCGTGTGCCACTTGTCATTTTCCACCAGCTTTTAATGGTACCGTTCCACCAAAATATATGGAGAGCGAATTTGAAAATCTAGGAGTGCCTAAAAATGCGAGTTTTGAGAATCCCGTTTTAGATGATGATTGGGGGCAGTACTATCCTTACGAAGTAGAGGAGAAGAAGCATTTTTTTAAAACATCTACCGTACGAAATATTGATTTAACCGGACCATATATGCACAATGGGGTGTATAAAACATTAGAGGAAGTTGTTGAATTTTACAATGTTGGCGGTGGTCAAGGTATGGGCTTAGATGTACCTTACCAAACTTTGCCTCCAGATTCTTTGAACCTTACCAATTCAGAATCAAAGGCAATTATTGCTTTTATGAAAACACTGACCGATAAAAGATTTGAAAAAGAAGCAATAAACTAG
- a CDS encoding TIGR02757 family protein, with amino-acid sequence MTKSELKVFLDEKVLQYNNPEFLETDPIQIPHLFTSKEDIEISAFLTATIAWGNRKSIINNSHKLMERMGQSPYDFVINHTDDNLESLAGFVHRTFNDIDLTYFIQSLKNIYKNHNGLEGVFTTHQTKDSLQPTISEFKKIFFELPYEQRTTKHVSDPLKGSAAKRINMFLRWMVRDAATNVDFGIWKGIHPSKLSCPLDVHSGNVARKLNLLKRKQNDAKALAELDKNLRKLDPLDPVKYDFALFGLGVFEKF; translated from the coding sequence ATGACAAAAAGTGAGTTAAAAGTATTTTTAGACGAAAAGGTTCTTCAGTATAATAATCCTGAATTCTTAGAAACTGACCCTATACAAATCCCACATCTTTTTACGTCAAAAGAAGACATTGAAATAAGTGCATTTTTAACGGCAACAATAGCTTGGGGTAACAGGAAGAGCATCATCAATAATTCGCATAAACTCATGGAAAGAATGGGGCAAAGTCCGTATGATTTTGTAATCAACCATACTGATGATAATCTAGAAAGTTTAGCTGGTTTTGTGCATAGAACTTTCAATGACATTGACCTTACCTACTTTATTCAGAGTCTAAAAAATATTTACAAAAATCATAACGGATTAGAAGGAGTTTTTACAACGCATCAAACAAAGGATAGTCTACAGCCCACAATTTCAGAATTCAAGAAAATATTTTTTGAATTACCGTATGAGCAACGTACAACCAAACATGTTTCTGACCCATTAAAGGGTTCTGCTGCAAAAAGGATAAACATGTTTTTACGTTGGATGGTTAGAGATGCCGCCACCAACGTAGATTTTGGAATCTGGAAAGGTATTCATCCCTCAAAACTATCTTGCCCATTAGATGTTCACTCTGGTAATGTAGCCAGAAAATTAAATTTATTAAAACGAAAACAAAACGATGCAAAGGCACTAGCCGAGTTGGATAAAAATCTTAGAAAACTGGACCCATTGGATCCAGTTAAATATGATTTTGCTCTCTTTGGTTTAGGTGTATTTGAAAAGTTCTAG
- a CDS encoding CPBP family intramembrane glutamic endopeptidase, whose product MLEELLLFAKNPIYEQDITNPFANKLRTSFKLLIIALCTSIVLLLITSGVENLLQLEMGKHAMDDLFENYSPLLIFFLAVVVAPFFEELLFRGPLIFFKDSKFFKYAFYVFTIAFGFMHISNFEMSTQVVLFSPLLVAPQIGVGFLLGFIRVKFGLVWSMALHACYNMVLIVPVLIMQILEIPIE is encoded by the coding sequence ATGCTAGAAGAACTTTTATTATTTGCAAAGAATCCGATTTATGAACAGGATATCACTAATCCATTCGCTAACAAATTAAGAACATCTTTTAAGCTTTTGATTATAGCATTATGCACAAGCATTGTGCTTTTACTGATTACTAGTGGAGTTGAAAATTTACTTCAACTTGAGATGGGCAAACATGCAATGGACGATTTGTTCGAGAACTACTCCCCTTTACTTATTTTCTTCTTAGCAGTAGTAGTGGCTCCTTTTTTTGAAGAATTACTTTTTAGAGGACCATTAATCTTTTTTAAAGATTCAAAATTTTTCAAATATGCTTTCTATGTATTCACTATCGCTTTTGGCTTCATGCACATTAGTAATTTTGAAATGAGCACACAAGTAGTATTGTTTTCACCATTATTGGTTGCTCCACAAATAGGTGTTGGTTTTCTTTTAGGATTTATACGCGTTAAATTTGGACTGGTTTGGTCAATGGCACTGCATGCTTGCTACAACATGGTGCTTATAGTCCCCGTATTGATAATGCAAATTTTAGAAATACCCATTGAATGA
- a CDS encoding ABC transporter ATP-binding protein → MIKASNIHKYYGELEVLKGVDLHIKKGEIVSIVGASGAGKTTLLQILGTLDVQSNRKDSTLLINNIETTNLNDKDLAKFRNEHIGFIFQFHQLLPEFTAIENVCLPAFIKKTPKADAEVRAKELLDFLGLSHRYNHKPSELSGGEQQRVAVARALINNPSIIFADEPSGNLDSESADNLHKLFFELREKFGQTFVIVTHNSELAEMADRKLTMVDGKIVDKEIILA, encoded by the coding sequence ATGATAAAAGCTTCTAACATTCATAAATATTACGGAGAATTAGAAGTACTAAAAGGTGTTGACCTTCATATAAAGAAGGGAGAAATCGTTTCTATTGTTGGTGCTTCAGGAGCCGGTAAAACTACTTTATTACAAATCTTGGGAACCTTAGATGTACAGTCTAACCGAAAAGACAGTACTCTACTTATAAATAATATTGAAACTACAAATTTGAATGATAAAGATTTAGCGAAGTTCAGAAATGAACATATAGGTTTCATCTTTCAATTTCATCAATTATTACCAGAATTTACCGCCATTGAAAATGTATGTTTACCTGCATTCATTAAAAAAACACCAAAAGCCGATGCTGAAGTAAGGGCAAAGGAACTTTTAGATTTCTTAGGATTATCGCATCGTTATAATCATAAACCATCAGAACTATCTGGTGGAGAACAACAACGCGTTGCGGTTGCAAGAGCATTGATCAATAATCCGTCAATTATTTTTGCCGATGAGCCTAGTGGTAATTTGGATTCTGAAAGTGCCGACAATCTTCATAAACTATTCTTTGAATTAAGGGAAAAATTTGGACAAACGTTCGTTATCGTAACCCATAACAGCGAACTGGCAGAAATGGCCGATAGAAAATTAACCATGGTAGATGGTAAAATTGTTGACAAAGAAATCATTTTAGCATAA
- the folE gene encoding GTP cyclohydrolase I FolE produces the protein MSPYKNLEEYNLEITDEVKSRYSSIIDEIGEDVSREGLVKTPERAAKAMLFLTQGYQQDAVEILQGAMFKEDYDDMVIIKDIELYSLCEHHMLPFFGKAHIAYIPNGQIVGLSKIPRVVDVFARRLQVQERLTHDILECINNTLKPKGVAVVIEASHMCMMMRGVQKQNSVTTTSGFRGQFEKIETRNEFLKLISAKLS, from the coding sequence ATGTCCCCATATAAAAATTTAGAAGAATACAATCTTGAAATTACCGATGAAGTTAAAAGCAGATATTCATCTATAATTGATGAAATAGGTGAAGATGTATCTAGGGAAGGTTTGGTTAAAACACCTGAACGTGCAGCTAAAGCCATGTTGTTTTTAACACAAGGGTATCAGCAAGATGCTGTAGAGATTTTACAAGGGGCAATGTTCAAAGAAGATTATGATGATATGGTCATCATAAAAGATATTGAATTATACTCGTTATGTGAGCACCATATGTTACCATTCTTTGGTAAGGCTCATATTGCATATATACCTAACGGACAAATTGTTGGGCTAAGTAAAATACCACGTGTAGTTGATGTTTTCGCTAGAAGGTTACAAGTGCAAGAAAGGCTAACACATGATATTTTAGAGTGTATTAACAATACTTTAAAACCTAAGGGTGTTGCTGTGGTAATTGAAGCATCGCACATGTGTATGATGATGCGTGGTGTTCAGAAACAAAACTCGGTAACTACAACTTCAGGCTTTAGAGGTCAGTTCGAGAAAATTGAAACAAGAAACGAATTCTTGAAATTGATAAGCGCAAAACTTTCTTAA
- a CDS encoding sulfite oxidase, with amino-acid sequence MKRRNFVAKSSLGGLAALLGVDIVYKNVMPAGYTPVALQDSDPFKLFNKDKGMVVLNDKPWNMEAQAHLLDDKVTPNKSIFIRNNGLIPEEIDVENWTLTIDGESVQQEKTYSLKELKSKFKHYTYQLTLECGGNGRSEFDPPAKGNQWTIGAVYCASWTGVRLRDVLEDVGIKDDAVYFGYHAADIHLSRDPTKEPISRGAPMSKALQDETILAFKMNGEDIPLVHGYPLRVIAGGWPASVSGKWLQRISIRNIVHDGTKMTGTAYRVPCKPVAPGEKVADEDMCIIESMPVKSLITYPKSGATLSKGKKLKIRGHAWAGELEVAKMEYSIDFGATWSSCTLEKPANRLAWQHFSAAISFPKEGYYEVWAKATDTNGVSQPMLLPGWNPKGYLNNACHRIAVKIA; translated from the coding sequence TTGAAGAGAAGAAATTTTGTTGCAAAATCTAGTTTAGGTGGTCTAGCTGCCTTATTAGGTGTAGATATAGTTTATAAAAATGTAATGCCAGCTGGTTATACTCCTGTAGCCTTGCAAGATTCTGATCCATTCAAATTATTCAATAAAGACAAGGGAATGGTCGTTTTAAACGATAAACCTTGGAATATGGAGGCTCAAGCTCACCTCCTAGATGATAAAGTAACACCGAACAAATCTATATTTATTAGAAATAACGGACTAATTCCTGAAGAAATCGATGTAGAAAACTGGACGCTTACCATAGATGGTGAATCCGTTCAACAGGAAAAAACATACTCCTTAAAAGAACTTAAATCCAAATTTAAACATTACACTTATCAATTAACCCTTGAATGTGGTGGTAATGGTAGAAGTGAATTTGATCCACCTGCAAAGGGGAATCAATGGACAATTGGTGCTGTGTATTGTGCCAGCTGGACTGGTGTACGATTGCGCGATGTTTTAGAAGATGTAGGTATCAAGGACGATGCCGTTTACTTTGGGTATCACGCTGCAGATATACATTTGAGTAGAGACCCAACAAAAGAACCAATTTCTAGGGGTGCACCAATGTCAAAGGCATTGCAAGACGAAACTATATTGGCTTTTAAAATGAACGGAGAGGATATTCCTTTAGTCCACGGTTATCCGTTACGGGTAATTGCCGGTGGTTGGCCAGCTTCGGTTTCTGGAAAATGGTTACAGCGAATTAGTATTAGAAATATAGTTCATGATGGAACTAAAATGACGGGTACGGCTTATAGAGTTCCATGTAAACCCGTTGCTCCTGGTGAGAAAGTGGCAGATGAAGATATGTGTATCATAGAATCTATGCCGGTAAAGTCTTTAATTACTTACCCTAAATCTGGGGCTACATTGTCTAAAGGAAAGAAACTGAAAATAAGAGGTCATGCATGGGCTGGTGAGTTAGAAGTTGCCAAAATGGAATATTCCATAGATTTTGGTGCTACTTGGTCATCCTGTACTTTAGAAAAACCGGCTAATCGTTTAGCTTGGCAGCATTTTTCTGCCGCAATCTCTTTTCCTAAAGAAGGGTATTATGAGGTTTGGGCAAAAGCTACGGATACTAATGGTGTAAGCCAGCCAATGTTATTACCTGGCTGGAACCCCAAAGGATACTTAAATAATGCTTGCCATAGAATAGCTGTAAAAATCGCATAG
- a CDS encoding TonB-dependent receptor: MKYYLYVFVIFCSSIICAQDCNSILLGEIVDFHDNSTLSGATINITGKNLSTVSKENGKFTFKNLCDGVLELEISHPECTTKFVTVTINGDTFSEIRLEHHLEELSEVKVIGDVPKSTNSAQENILSVKDIERNSGNSLGDALKKIAGVSTLNTGGNIVKPVIQGLNGSRILILNNNVRMQDMEWGEEHAPNVDVNANQNISVIKGAAAIEYGGDAIGGVIVLEPLPVVRTDSLFGKTQLNLSSNGRGGNITSSLTKSYKSGLYIKAQGSYKKLGDLEAPDYILSNTGINESGLSLNVGKRDFEQGWEGYYSYFNSEIGILRASHIGNVDDLINAINSDVPSIINDFTYDITQPNQEVTHHLGKLSYYRRFEGFGKWTTQYDFQQNRRFEYDIRVGDDADKASLDLKLTTHSVLTNIKFDAKEGFDLKVGALGRYQTNFANPDTGVRRLIPDYDKYDFGLFAIGSYELNTDWTLDAGARYDFSRIDSKKFYRTSRWEERGYDVDFADIIIEDLGTQLLVNPVFDYHNFSGTAGFHYEINDKDHLRFNYAYSQRAPNPSELFSDGLHHSAARIELGDLRIKSETSSKLSASLERNTSTWGYTLSPFLNSIKDFILVEPTGVEFTIRGAFPVWSYRQTDAILLGVDASLHNNWSSKIRTDHKFAWVRGTDTETDTPLINIPAANFTNSITYTNPKWNNFLVSLESQYVFEQTRFPDNIEVFSPEQQENVILDINTPPDAYHLITLNTEASFTLKNKNDLTVGLSASNLLNTNYRDYLNRQRYFVDDMGRNISLRLIFNY, translated from the coding sequence ATGAAATATTATTTATATGTTTTCGTAATCTTCTGTAGTTCAATTATTTGTGCTCAAGATTGCAATTCAATATTATTAGGAGAAATAGTTGATTTCCATGACAACAGTACGTTGAGTGGAGCAACTATTAATATCACAGGTAAAAACCTTTCAACAGTTTCTAAAGAAAATGGGAAATTTACTTTTAAAAATTTGTGTGATGGGGTTTTAGAATTAGAAATATCACACCCAGAATGTACTACCAAATTTGTTACGGTAACAATCAATGGCGATACTTTTTCCGAGATTAGGCTAGAACACCATTTAGAAGAATTAAGTGAGGTAAAAGTAATTGGTGACGTTCCCAAAAGTACCAACTCTGCACAAGAGAATATTTTATCAGTAAAAGATATAGAACGAAATAGTGGAAATAGTCTAGGTGACGCTTTAAAGAAAATTGCTGGAGTATCAACATTAAATACCGGTGGTAATATCGTCAAACCTGTAATACAAGGCTTAAACGGTAGTAGAATCTTAATTCTTAACAATAACGTTCGCATGCAAGACATGGAATGGGGAGAAGAACATGCCCCAAATGTTGATGTCAATGCTAACCAGAATATAAGTGTTATTAAAGGCGCTGCAGCAATTGAATACGGTGGTGATGCCATAGGCGGAGTAATAGTTCTAGAGCCGTTACCTGTTGTTAGAACCGATTCCTTGTTTGGTAAAACACAATTAAACCTATCGTCTAATGGTCGTGGTGGTAACATCACATCTTCATTGACCAAATCGTACAAATCTGGACTATATATTAAAGCCCAAGGTTCATATAAGAAATTAGGAGATTTAGAAGCTCCAGATTACATACTTTCAAATACTGGTATTAACGAAAGCGGCTTATCACTAAATGTCGGAAAACGCGATTTTGAACAAGGTTGGGAAGGTTATTACTCATACTTTAATTCGGAGATCGGTATATTAAGAGCTTCACATATCGGTAATGTAGATGATCTTATAAACGCAATTAATAGTGATGTACCCAGTATAATCAATGACTTTACTTATGATATTACCCAACCCAACCAAGAGGTAACCCATCATTTAGGAAAACTTAGTTATTACCGAAGATTTGAAGGTTTTGGAAAATGGACCACACAATATGATTTTCAACAAAATAGAAGATTTGAATATGATATTCGTGTAGGTGACGATGCCGATAAAGCATCGTTGGATTTGAAACTAACAACTCATTCTGTTTTAACCAATATAAAATTTGATGCAAAAGAAGGTTTTGACCTCAAAGTAGGTGCATTAGGCAGATATCAAACCAACTTTGCAAATCCTGATACTGGTGTAAGAAGACTAATCCCTGATTACGATAAATACGATTTTGGATTATTTGCAATTGGTAGCTATGAACTAAACACTGATTGGACGCTAGATGCAGGTGCTCGTTATGATTTTAGTAGAATAGATTCAAAGAAATTTTATAGAACTTCACGTTGGGAAGAACGTGGTTATGATGTGGATTTTGCAGATATAATTATTGAGGACTTAGGTACACAATTGCTTGTAAACCCCGTTTTTGACTACCATAATTTCTCTGGGACTGCAGGGTTTCATTATGAGATAAACGACAAAGATCATTTACGTTTTAATTATGCGTATTCGCAAAGAGCACCCAATCCATCAGAATTATTTAGTGATGGGTTACACCACTCTGCAGCACGTATAGAATTGGGTGATTTAAGAATTAAGAGCGAAACGTCATCTAAACTCTCCGCATCCTTAGAAAGAAATACCAGTACATGGGGGTATACTTTATCTCCTTTTTTAAATAGTATTAAAGATTTTATACTTGTTGAACCAACAGGAGTAGAATTCACCATAAGAGGTGCTTTCCCCGTATGGTCTTATAGACAGACCGATGCTATTTTATTGGGAGTTGACGCATCATTACACAACAATTGGTCTTCTAAAATTAGAACAGACCATAAGTTTGCTTGGGTAAGAGGAACGGATACAGAGACAGACACACCGCTGATAAACATACCTGCTGCCAATTTCACTAATAGCATTACATACACAAACCCTAAATGGAATAATTTTCTAGTAAGTCTAGAAAGTCAGTATGTATTTGAACAAACGAGATTTCCAGATAACATTGAGGTCTTTTCACCAGAACAGCAAGAAAATGTGATTTTGGATATCAATACACCTCCAGATGCTTATCATCTTATAACCCTAAATACAGAAGCATCATTTACCCTTAAAAACAAAAACGATTTAACTGTAGGTCTTAGTGCAAGTAACCTATTAAATACTAATTATCGTGATTATTTAAATCGCCAACGATATTTTGTAGACGACATGGGCAGAAATATAAGTCTGCGCCTAATTTTTAACTATTAA
- a CDS encoding DUF2645 family protein, with translation MKNSIFTYISVFILFCLMLIKVTSFHVYSHDDSSIDTIENCSICYMAIQNQNSEFTFVAVLLFILLPLISFSGKRISPLVLEAPSFYFRYPTFGRPPPSLS, from the coding sequence GTGAAGAATTCAATATTTACATATATCTCTGTATTTATTTTGTTTTGCCTTATGCTAATTAAGGTGACTTCATTTCATGTGTATTCGCATGATGACAGCTCTATTGACACTATAGAGAATTGTAGTATTTGCTATATGGCAATTCAGAATCAGAATTCTGAATTTACTTTTGTTGCCGTTTTGCTTTTTATCCTATTACCATTGATCTCTTTTAGTGGTAAAAGAATTTCGCCTTTAGTTTTAGAGGCACCTTCATTTTATTTTAGGTATCCCACTTTCGGCAGACCTCCTCCTTCCCTATCGTAG
- a CDS encoding DUF6787 family protein, with product MQKLKERWGVTSNFQLTIIFIVFAITGSSSVFVAKPFLNLIGLQLANFPDAWWGTTIYWILRILLIFPFYQILLVIYGWLFGQFKFFWAFEKKMLTRLGLGFLF from the coding sequence ATGCAAAAACTAAAAGAGCGCTGGGGCGTTACCAGCAATTTTCAATTAACAATTATTTTCATTGTATTTGCCATTACAGGATCATCTTCTGTCTTTGTGGCTAAACCTTTTTTAAATTTAATTGGCCTACAACTAGCTAATTTTCCTGATGCATGGTGGGGAACAACAATCTATTGGATATTACGAATTCTTTTAATTTTTCCGTTTTATCAGATACTATTGGTAATATATGGCTGGTTATTTGGACAATTCAAATTCTTTTGGGCTTTTGAGAAAAAGATGTTAACAAGGTTAGGCTTAGGATTCTTATTCTAA
- a CDS encoding DUF6146 family protein, translating into MKKTYFLFQNLLVLSILTSFMISCGSTKESLSISNDEEQAFKQVQGDTITISSNKTAYEIIIIEPGFNVWLNSVAKPEGYYSQSFLENRNYIMVLEWNNRVLQPARFDPNLYELQINYANQVDYGYEVNYKLYNYFIYFQRKYNQRLGPFVPRI; encoded by the coding sequence ATGAAAAAGACATATTTCCTATTTCAAAACTTGTTAGTACTATCTATACTTACATCATTTATGATTAGTTGTGGCAGTACAAAAGAATCATTATCCATATCTAATGATGAAGAACAGGCTTTCAAGCAAGTTCAAGGCGACACCATTACCATCTCAAGCAACAAAACAGCGTATGAAATAATTATTATAGAACCAGGATTTAATGTCTGGTTAAATTCCGTTGCAAAACCTGAGGGGTATTATTCTCAAAGTTTTCTTGAGAATAGAAATTACATTATGGTTTTAGAATGGAACAATAGAGTTCTGCAGCCGGCTAGATTTGACCCCAATTTATATGAACTACAAATTAATTACGCTAACCAGGTAGATTATGGGTATGAAGTTAATTACAAACTTTATAATTACTTCATCTATTTTCAAAGAAAATATAATCAACGTTTAGGTCCTTTTGTACCACGTATTTAA
- a CDS encoding DUF937 domain-containing protein, with the protein MAGLLDLLNSPMGQQLISGVAGQTNQPADKTANVLSMAMPLILGAMKKNVSTPEGAQGLMSALSSNHNGGILDNLGGLFGGGVDDSVMADGAGILGHVFGDKQPQVESALSAKSGIDSGSVAQILKIAAPIVMGMIGKQTAQSNVSDGTGMNALLGSMLGGQPQENQSLITSLLDADGDGSILDDVAGMVMGGNKSSGGIGGLLGGLFGK; encoded by the coding sequence ATGGCAGGATTATTAGATCTTTTAAATAGCCCAATGGGGCAACAATTAATTAGCGGAGTAGCAGGTCAGACAAATCAACCGGCAGATAAAACCGCAAATGTACTTAGTATGGCTATGCCATTAATATTAGGTGCAATGAAGAAAAATGTTTCTACACCAGAAGGTGCACAAGGTTTAATGAGTGCATTATCAAGTAATCATAACGGAGGGATTTTAGATAACCTAGGCGGTCTTTTTGGCGGTGGTGTTGACGATAGTGTAATGGCTGATGGTGCTGGTATTTTAGGTCACGTTTTTGGAGACAAGCAACCACAAGTAGAAAGTGCTCTAAGTGCTAAATCTGGTATAGACTCTGGATCAGTTGCTCAAATATTAAAAATAGCCGCTCCTATAGTTATGGGAATGATAGGTAAGCAAACTGCACAAAGTAATGTAAGTGACGGTACTGGTATGAATGCTCTTTTAGGTAGTATGCTAGGTGGGCAACCACAAGAAAACCAAAGCTTAATTACTTCTTTGTTAGATGCAGATGGTGACGGTAGTATTTTAGACGATGTTGCTGGTATGGTAATGGGCGGTAATAAAAGTAGTGGCGGAATTGGCGGTCTTTTAGGAGGTCTGTTCGGTAAATAA